In Chrysiogenia bacterium, the following proteins share a genomic window:
- the yajC gene encoding preprotein translocase subunit YajC — translation MMPLILIFVIFYFLLLRPQQKRAKEHEAMVAALKPGDEVVTNGGIYGKITRVGEDAITVEIAEKVRVRVTPASVSRKVGDEPTK, via the coding sequence ATGATGCCGCTCATCCTGATCTTCGTGATCTTCTACTTCCTGCTGCTGCGCCCCCAGCAAAAGCGCGCCAAGGAGCATGAGGCGATGGTCGCCGCGCTCAAGCCCGGCGACGAGGTCGTCACCAATGGCGGGATCTATGGAAAGATCACCCGCGTGGGCGAGGACGCCATCACCGTGGAGATCGCCGAGAAGGTGCGCGTGCGCGTCACCCCGGCCAGCGTCAGCCGCAAGGTCGGAGACGAGCCAACAAAGTAG